The Streptomyces laurentii genome contains a region encoding:
- a CDS encoding hypothetical protein (identified by MetaGeneAnnotator; putative;~predicted protein [Streptomyces ghanaensis ATCC14672]): MTSMATVTLMWEARAAEGRGAELLEWARAQVLPGPAAPLRRETFRAPRDRVLVMTWWETAEGLGAELPELPDPDAGLITRPVHRWRFESVTCT, encoded by the coding sequence GTGACCTCCATGGCGACGGTCACCCTGATGTGGGAGGCGCGCGCGGCCGAGGGGCGCGGCGCCGAGCTGCTGGAGTGGGCGCGGGCCCAGGTCCTGCCGGGCCCCGCCGCGCCGCTGCGCCGTGAGACCTTCCGCGCCCCGCGGGACCGGGTCCTGGTCATGACCTGGTGGGAGACGGCGGAGGGGCTGGGCGCGGAGCTGCCCGAGCTGCCGGATCCGGACGCGGGTCTGATCACCCGTCCGGTGCACCGCTGGCGCTTCGAATCGGTCACATGTACGTGA
- a CDS encoding polysaccharide/chitin/xylan deacetylase (Catalytic NodB homology domain of rhizobial NodB-like proteins; cd10917;~NodB motif;~catalytic site [active];~identified by MetaGeneAnnotator; putative;~metal binding site [ion binding];~polysaccharide/chitin/xylan deacetylase [Streptomyces cattleya NRRL 8057 = DSM46488]), with protein MKTKLALWAALTAVALFATAGCTTADADATPPASTAAPAPSAAPHKDPTADAEAARAAYAKWGLKPLAAPPAPPAKKPVTRAAGGPVPVVSDIPTTEKIVFITIDDGAEKDPEFVAMMRDLKVPVTMFLTDSAIRADRGYFTPLVAQGHGLANHTLTHPNLRTLGQEAQRAEICGQQDKLAAEYGKRPRLFRPPYGNWNEATRAAAAGCGVDALVLWRESMQIKDMQYQRPDRKLHPGDIILAHFRGPSELKGRTMTQMTANLLRHIQEQGFTVARLEDYL; from the coding sequence GTGAAGACGAAGCTCGCGCTGTGGGCGGCGCTGACCGCCGTGGCTCTGTTCGCGACGGCCGGCTGTACGACCGCCGACGCCGATGCCACCCCGCCCGCGTCCACCGCCGCCCCCGCCCCGTCCGCCGCTCCGCACAAGGACCCCACGGCCGACGCCGAGGCGGCGCGCGCCGCGTACGCGAAGTGGGGCCTCAAGCCCCTCGCGGCCCCGCCCGCCCCGCCCGCGAAGAAGCCGGTGACCCGCGCGGCCGGCGGGCCCGTCCCCGTCGTGAGCGACATCCCCACCACCGAGAAGATCGTCTTCATCACGATCGACGACGGCGCCGAGAAGGACCCCGAGTTCGTCGCGATGATGCGCGACCTCAAGGTGCCGGTGACCATGTTCCTCACCGACAGCGCGATACGTGCCGACCGCGGCTACTTCACCCCGCTCGTCGCCCAGGGCCACGGCCTCGCCAACCACACCCTCACCCACCCCAACCTGCGCACCCTCGGCCAGGAGGCGCAGCGCGCGGAGATCTGCGGCCAGCAGGACAAGCTGGCCGCCGAGTACGGCAAGCGGCCCCGGCTCTTCCGTCCGCCCTACGGCAACTGGAACGAGGCCACCCGCGCCGCCGCGGCGGGCTGCGGGGTCGACGCGCTCGTGCTGTGGCGCGAGTCGATGCAGATCAAGGACATGCAGTACCAGCGCCCGGACCGGAAGCTGCACCCCGGCGACATCATCCTGGCCCACTTCCGCGGCCCCTCCGAGCTCAAGGGCCGCACCATGACCCAGATGACCGCCAACCTGCTGCGCCACATCCAGGAGCAGGGCTTCACGGTGGCCCGTCTGGAGGACTACCTCTGA
- a CDS encoding dgpfaetke domain-containing protein (YCII-related domain; cl00999;~dgpfaetke domain-containing protein [Streptomyces pristinaespiralis ATCC25486];~identified by MetaGeneAnnotator; putative), which yields MPRYLSLVRIQENTIDMEDADPGFQERMGALFEEITKAGVMLDTAGLHPTAESTRLTWSDGKVSYTDGPFTETKEVVGGYALMQCKDKAEALEWSKRFLEVHPKHWTVGLEVREVEDMPQPDA from the coding sequence ATGCCCCGCTATCTGTCCCTGGTCCGCATCCAGGAGAACACCATCGACATGGAGGACGCCGACCCCGGCTTCCAGGAGCGGATGGGCGCGCTCTTCGAGGAGATCACCAAGGCGGGGGTCATGCTGGACACCGCCGGTCTGCACCCGACCGCCGAGTCGACCCGGCTGACCTGGTCGGACGGCAAGGTCAGCTACACGGACGGCCCCTTCACCGAGACCAAGGAGGTCGTCGGCGGCTACGCGCTGATGCAGTGCAAGGACAAGGCCGAGGCGCTGGAATGGTCCAAGCGCTTCCTGGAGGTCCACCCGAAGCACTGGACCGTGGGCCTGGAGGTCCGCGAGGTCGAGGACATGCCGCAGCCGGACGCCTGA
- a CDS encoding RNA polymerase ECF-subfamily sigma factor (Helix-turn-helix XRE-family like proteins. Prokaryotic DNA binding proteins belonging to the xenobiotic response element family of transcriptional regulators; cl15761;~Predicted RNA polymerase sigma factor containing a TPR repeat domain [Transcription];~RNA polymerase ECF-subfamily sigma factor [Amycolatopsis mediterranei U32];~Sigma-70 region 2; pfam04542;~identified by MetaGeneAnnotator; putative) has product MTARTEGERVRGTLETVFRMESARIVATVARIVRDLGIAEEIAQDAMLAALEQWPRDGVPDRPAAWLTATAKHRAVDLVRRRETYARKLAEAGRDPASALGDGESYDPEPSGPGDIDDDVLRLIFTACHPVLSAEARTALTLRLVGGLRTDEIARAFLVPEPTVALGAPPCRRFGGGSSGPSARSPAPGCPSRCRTGRTGRPGSVRSWRSST; this is encoded by the coding sequence GTGACGGCACGGACCGAGGGTGAGCGGGTGCGGGGGACGCTGGAGACGGTCTTCCGGATGGAATCCGCGCGGATCGTCGCGACCGTCGCGCGGATCGTCCGGGACCTCGGCATCGCCGAGGAGATCGCCCAGGACGCCATGCTCGCGGCCCTGGAGCAGTGGCCGCGCGACGGCGTCCCCGACCGGCCGGCCGCCTGGCTGACCGCCACGGCGAAGCACCGCGCGGTCGACCTGGTGCGGCGGCGCGAGACGTACGCGCGCAAGCTCGCCGAGGCGGGCCGCGATCCGGCGTCCGCGCTCGGCGACGGGGAGTCGTACGACCCCGAGCCCTCGGGCCCCGGCGACATCGACGACGACGTACTGCGGCTGATCTTCACCGCCTGCCATCCGGTGCTGTCCGCCGAGGCCCGCACCGCCCTGACGCTGCGGCTCGTCGGCGGGCTGCGCACCGACGAGATCGCCCGCGCGTTCCTGGTGCCGGAGCCGACCGTGGCGCTGGGGGCACCCCCATGCCGAAGGTTTGGGGGAGGATCGTCCGGGCCAAGCGCGCGCTCGCCCGCGCCGGGGTGCCCTTCGAGGTGCCGTACGGGGCGGACCGGGCGGCCCGGCTCGGTTCGGTCCTGGAGGTCGTCTACCTGA
- a CDS encoding RNA polymerase sigma-70 factor, ECF subfamily (Predicted RNA polymerase sigma factor containing a TPR repeat domain [Transcription];~RNA polymerase sigma-70 factor, ECF subfamily [Streptomyces venezuelae ATCC10712];~identified by MetaGeneAnnotator; putative), with amino-acid sequence MPFEVPYGADRAARLGSVLEVVYLIFNEGYAATAGDDLLRPGLCEDALRLARRLAALMPGEGETHGLAALLEIQASRTAARTGPGGEPVLLADQDRRRWNRLLMRRGLAALERAVAAGGAS; translated from the coding sequence GTGCCCTTCGAGGTGCCGTACGGGGCGGACCGGGCGGCCCGGCTCGGTTCGGTCCTGGAGGTCGTCTACCTGATCTTCAACGAGGGGTACGCGGCGACCGCGGGCGACGACCTGCTGCGCCCCGGACTGTGCGAGGACGCGCTCCGGCTGGCCCGGCGGCTCGCCGCGCTGATGCCCGGCGAGGGCGAGACCCACGGCCTGGCCGCGCTCCTGGAGATCCAGGCCTCGCGGACGGCGGCCCGGACCGGGCCCGGCGGCGAGCCGGTCCTGCTCGCCGACCAGGACCGGCGGCGGTGGAACCGGCTGCTGATGCGGCGCGGCCTCGCCGCCCTGGAGCGGGCCGTCGCGGCGGGCGGCGCGAGCTGA
- a CDS encoding hypothetical protein (identified by MetaGeneAnnotator; putative;~sequence version:1) yields MPERPHPYTAVHDEPFPELLGNIDQVTVSADGQWIAASSVWHRLSRVVVYRAADLSRAHLLTFDVEAEPIAFHPTIPLLAIGLDNGDAYQRAGGLTLFEADSGHRVDFADPGRGVELVRWADDRTLELTFLSVDLDNGCEFLTSRARAVRDDWRDLVPDALDLTAVDGPPLDPDTPVGYPDTPVRPVLQALAARAGRSCTGRGGVGVVAGLSDGRVLATRHHVALESRAPDGSPQWSVPAPSPSGGTRILVSPDERTARVVAPDFRDGSDLLLVDLADGTVLDRSSLPFPAGLCARTDGVWAIGHASGQGKGADSPEPPATRVFAADGTPLRTVRHEPADDDPVGADPVGDDAVADEPAGDAFLPLDVRRCPELLFLRRRGDVVALDPRSATERVLFTADEPLGGTVYVSDTEGPALLHGRREVVRRSFPAGEVVWRRDLGAAATALDARDGVLHALCEDGTLVSLATADGALLDRRALPPYRALSLHAAPDGTVLVGTVAGQILRY; encoded by the coding sequence ATGCCTGAGCGCCCGCACCCGTACACCGCGGTCCACGATGAGCCCTTCCCCGAACTGCTCGGGAACATCGACCAGGTGACCGTCAGCGCCGACGGGCAGTGGATCGCCGCCAGTTCGGTGTGGCACCGACTGAGCCGGGTGGTCGTCTACCGCGCCGCGGACCTCTCCCGCGCGCACCTTCTGACGTTCGACGTGGAGGCGGAGCCGATCGCCTTCCATCCCACGATCCCGCTGCTCGCCATCGGCCTCGACAACGGCGACGCGTACCAGCGCGCGGGTGGTCTCACCCTCTTCGAGGCCGACTCCGGCCACCGCGTCGACTTCGCCGACCCGGGGCGGGGCGTCGAGCTGGTCCGCTGGGCGGACGACCGCACCCTCGAACTCACCTTCCTCAGCGTGGACCTGGACAACGGGTGCGAGTTCCTCACGTCCCGTGCCCGCGCCGTACGCGACGACTGGCGCGACCTCGTCCCCGACGCCCTCGACCTGACCGCCGTCGACGGCCCCCCGCTCGACCCGGACACCCCGGTCGGATACCCCGACACGCCCGTCCGGCCCGTGCTCCAGGCGCTCGCCGCCCGGGCCGGCCGGAGCTGCACCGGCAGGGGCGGGGTCGGTGTCGTCGCCGGGCTGAGCGACGGCCGGGTGCTCGCCACCCGCCACCACGTCGCGCTGGAGAGCCGGGCTCCCGACGGCTCACCGCAGTGGAGCGTTCCCGCGCCCTCGCCGAGCGGCGGTACCCGGATCCTGGTCTCCCCCGACGAGCGGACGGCTCGGGTCGTCGCACCCGACTTCCGCGACGGGAGCGACCTCCTGCTCGTCGACCTCGCCGACGGAACGGTCCTCGACCGCTCCTCGCTGCCGTTCCCGGCCGGCCTCTGCGCCCGCACCGACGGGGTATGGGCGATCGGGCACGCGTCCGGCCAGGGCAAGGGAGCCGACTCCCCCGAACCGCCGGCCACCCGGGTCTTCGCCGCCGACGGCACCCCGCTCCGCACGGTCCGTCACGAGCCCGCCGACGACGATCCCGTAGGGGCCGATCCCGTGGGTGACGATGCCGTCGCCGACGAGCCCGCAGGGGACGCGTTCCTTCCTCTCGATGTCCGCCGCTGCCCCGAACTGCTGTTCCTGCGACGGCGCGGGGACGTGGTCGCGCTCGACCCCCGCTCGGCCACCGAGCGGGTGCTCTTCACCGCCGACGAACCCCTGGGCGGCACGGTGTACGTCTCCGACACCGAGGGCCCCGCCCTCCTGCACGGACGGCGGGAGGTGGTCCGCCGGTCCTTCCCCGCCGGGGAAGTCGTCTGGCGCCGGGACCTGGGCGCGGCGGCCACCGCCCTCGACGCGCGGGACGGCGTCCTGCACGCCCTGTGCGAGGACGGCACCCTCGTCTCGCTCGCCACGGCGGACGGCGCCCTGCTCGACCGGCGCGCCCTGCCCCCGTACCGGGCTCTCTCGTTGCACGCGGCCCCCGACGGCACGGTTCTCGTCGGCACCGTGGCCGGGCAGATCCTGCGCTACTGA
- a CDS encoding hypothetical protein (identified by MetaGeneAnnotator; putative;~sequence version:1), translating to MALHPEGMFTSGALAHLVHLAGGSEPLEWEVLRLGRCLRREHWEATWRESPQSLASRLDYLAVAYDEEFFATCPEETRRAWRTAAGERHLPAFMTDLATLLRLADRQGDASYAEVPLAAWEVRARFPLLLHLDGWAYDGEYASHEESLLAFADAEHPHCSWELIPLLTQALEARTLCAESADFAASFRDLAPEATPSALDAIGRVLLAHLTEHHA from the coding sequence ATGGCACTGCATCCGGAAGGGATGTTCACCAGCGGGGCGCTCGCGCACCTCGTCCACCTCGCCGGCGGATCCGAGCCGCTGGAGTGGGAGGTCCTGCGCCTCGGACGGTGCCTGCGCCGGGAGCACTGGGAGGCGACCTGGCGGGAATCCCCGCAGTCGCTCGCCTCCCGGCTCGACTACCTGGCCGTCGCATACGACGAGGAGTTCTTCGCGACCTGCCCCGAGGAGACCCGTCGCGCCTGGCGGACGGCCGCCGGGGAGCGACACCTTCCCGCGTTCATGACCGACCTGGCGACGCTGCTGCGGCTCGCCGACCGCCAGGGCGACGCCTCGTACGCGGAGGTGCCGCTCGCCGCCTGGGAAGTGCGGGCCCGGTTCCCGCTGCTGCTCCACCTGGACGGCTGGGCGTACGACGGGGAGTACGCCTCGCACGAGGAGAGCCTGCTCGCCTTCGCCGACGCGGAACATCCCCACTGTTCCTGGGAGTTGATCCCTCTCCTCACCCAGGCACTGGAGGCGCGAACGCTGTGCGCCGAGTCGGCCGACTTCGCCGCCTCCTTCCGGGACCTCGCGCCGGAGGCGACCCCGAGCGCCCTGGACGCCATCGGCCGTGTCCTTCTCGCCCACCTGACGGAGCATCATGCCTGA
- a CDS encoding SAM-dependent methyltransferases (S-adenosylmethionine binding site [chemical binding];~S-adenosylmethionine-dependent methyltransferases (SAM or AdoMet-MTase), class I; AdoMet-MTases are enzymes that use S-adenosyl-L-methionine (SAM or AdoMet) as a substrate for methyltransfer, creating the product S-adenosyl-L-homocysteine (AdoHcy); cd02440;~SAM-dependent methyltransferases [Streptomyces venezuelae ATCC10712];~identified by MetaGeneAnnotator; putative) — translation MTDLAAFAALRSPEGQTLLDVLRDHDPAQELALASRLRRDHPAELVSAALGQARLRQRAVAKFGAEDAYRMYFTPNGVEQSTRAAVAAHRAARFKALGVTSVADLCSGIGGDALAFARAGISVLAVDRDPLTAETARANAAALGLGHLIEVRCADVTEIDTTPYDAVFVDPARRGGRGRIFDPEAYSPPLSWAVGAARAARFAALKVAPGIPHEAVPEEAEAEWISDGGDVKEAVLWFGTEPGARRATLLPGGAALTGGTLPDPAVRPVGRYLYEPDGAVIRAHLVAEVAEALGGGLIDETIAYVTADTLTPTPYAAAYEITDELPFNLKKLKALLREREVGVLTVKKRGSAVEPEEIRRKVKPKGPHSATVLLTRVAGAPTMLIGRPAGR, via the coding sequence GTGACCGACCTCGCCGCCTTCGCCGCCCTGCGCTCCCCCGAGGGCCAGACCCTGCTCGACGTCCTGCGCGACCACGACCCCGCCCAGGAACTGGCGCTCGCCTCCCGGCTGCGCCGCGACCACCCCGCCGAGTTGGTCTCGGCCGCCCTCGGCCAGGCCCGGCTGCGGCAGCGGGCGGTCGCGAAGTTCGGCGCCGAGGACGCGTACCGGATGTACTTCACGCCCAACGGCGTCGAGCAGTCCACCCGCGCCGCCGTCGCCGCCCACCGCGCGGCCCGCTTCAAGGCGCTCGGCGTCACCAGCGTCGCCGACCTCTGCTCCGGCATCGGCGGCGACGCGCTCGCGTTCGCCCGAGCCGGGATCTCCGTGCTCGCCGTCGACCGCGACCCGCTGACCGCCGAGACCGCCCGCGCCAACGCGGCGGCGCTCGGCCTCGGCCACCTGATCGAGGTGCGCTGCGCGGACGTCACCGAGATCGACACCACCCCGTACGACGCGGTCTTCGTCGACCCGGCGCGGCGCGGCGGCCGGGGCAGGATCTTCGACCCGGAGGCGTACTCGCCGCCGCTGTCCTGGGCGGTCGGAGCGGCCCGCGCGGCCCGTTTCGCGGCGCTGAAGGTCGCCCCGGGCATCCCGCACGAGGCGGTGCCGGAGGAGGCCGAGGCGGAGTGGATCTCGGACGGCGGGGACGTGAAGGAGGCGGTGCTGTGGTTCGGCACCGAGCCCGGCGCGCGCCGCGCGACCCTGCTGCCCGGCGGCGCCGCGCTGACCGGCGGCACCCTGCCCGACCCGGCGGTCCGGCCGGTGGGCCGCTACCTCTACGAGCCCGACGGCGCCGTCATCCGCGCGCATCTGGTGGCCGAGGTCGCCGAGGCGCTGGGCGGCGGGCTGATCGACGAGACGATCGCGTACGTCACGGCCGACACGCTCACCCCGACCCCGTACGCCGCCGCGTACGAGATCACCGACGAACTCCCCTTCAACCTCAAGAAGTTGAAGGCCCTGCTGCGGGAGCGCGAGGTGGGCGTGCTCACCGTGAAGAAGCGCGGCTCGGCGGTCGAACCGGAGGAGATCCGCCGCAAGGTGAAGCCGAAGGGCCCCCACTCCGCGACGGTACTGCTCACTCGGGTCGCGGGAGCCCCGACGATGCTGATCGGCCGTCCGGCGGGGCGGTGA
- a CDS encoding hypothetical protein (Catalytic NodB homology domain of rhizobial NodB-like proteins; cd10917;~NodB motif;~Secreted protein [Streptomyces fulvissimus DSM40593];~UniProt-pubmed:11572948; UniProt-pubmed:20624727; UniProt-pubmed:21463507; UniProt-pubmed:18375553; UniProt-pubmed:12000953; UniProt-pubmed:20064060; UniProt-pubmed:21551298; Polysaccharide deacetylase;~catalytic site [active];~delta-lactam-biosynthetic de-N-acetylase; TIGR02884;~identified by MetaGeneAnnotator; putative;~metal binding site [ion binding]), with protein MRRHAACTTKGTEGLIPLRGRRPLPQHETRPCRRRRPARRRARLRLRRPRRSSPPKAPARPAPGQPHAQGAPGAPDAAGALGSYTERVRAQRAARVAAARKWGLDKPPIDAPEPPSVKPRITTRKGFETDGEDRPPVFTTVPTDQRVVFLTIDDGSEKDPDLLRMMSELKIPYSAFLSDYLVKTDYGYFKKMQSEGVTLNNHTLTHPYLPGLDYEDQRREICDMQDLIQKRFGKRPELFRPPYGNYNDDSLRAAKSCGVKAVPLWAAEAFPDHMEWREWDEDLHPGDIILTHFRGKGDWPGTMPDMIRKVMKVLTDKGYAVAKLEDYV; from the coding sequence ATGCGGCGCCATGCAGCTTGTACGACAAAAGGAACAGAAGGGCTCATTCCGCTTCGCGGTCGGAGGCCCCTTCCGCAGCACGAGACCCGCCCGTGTCGTCGGCGCCGCCCTGCTCGTCGGCGCGCTCGGCTCCGCCTGCGCCGCCCCCGACGGAGCAGCCCCCCGAAGGCCCCCGCCAGGCCCGCCCCCGGTCAGCCGCACGCCCAGGGCGCCCCCGGTGCCCCGGACGCGGCGGGCGCGCTCGGCTCGTACACCGAGCGCGTCCGCGCGCAGCGCGCCGCCCGGGTCGCCGCGGCCAGGAAGTGGGGCCTGGACAAGCCCCCCATCGACGCGCCCGAGCCCCCGTCCGTCAAGCCGCGGATCACCACGCGCAAGGGCTTCGAGACCGACGGCGAGGACCGGCCGCCGGTCTTCACCACCGTTCCCACCGACCAGCGGGTCGTCTTCCTGACGATCGACGACGGCTCCGAGAAGGACCCCGACCTGCTGCGCATGATGAGCGAGCTGAAGATCCCGTACAGCGCCTTCCTCAGCGACTACCTGGTGAAGACCGACTACGGCTACTTCAAGAAGATGCAGTCCGAAGGGGTGACGCTGAACAACCACACGCTGACCCACCCCTACCTGCCCGGCCTCGACTACGAGGACCAGCGGCGCGAGATCTGCGACATGCAGGACCTCATCCAGAAACGGTTCGGCAAGCGGCCCGAACTCTTCCGCCCGCCCTACGGCAACTACAACGACGACAGTCTGCGCGCCGCCAAGTCCTGCGGCGTCAAGGCCGTCCCGCTATGGGCCGCCGAGGCCTTCCCGGACCACATGGAGTGGCGCGAGTGGGACGAGGACCTGCACCCCGGTGACATCATCCTCACCCACTTCCGGGGGAAGGGGGACTGGCCGGGCACCATGCCGGACATGATCCGCAAGGTGATGAAGGTGCTCACCGACAAGGGGTACGCGGTGGCGAAGCTCGAGGACTACGTGTGA
- a CDS encoding hypothetical protein (identified by MetaGeneAnnotator; putative;~sequence version:1), translating into MTRARRLTAALALAGALLAVLPACASSIDPIERLGRKAAEKVTPHPRHPHHPHHSSRPRAHRRAHPRPGPAGSAGPAGSAAPTARVRKPGGDPVRNSAPDPDPVRNHAPRPGVHPARTAAPSPSTLPPAAPDHATGS; encoded by the coding sequence GTGACCCGGGCGCGCCGGCTCACCGCCGCCCTGGCCCTGGCCGGCGCGCTGCTCGCCGTACTCCCGGCGTGCGCCTCCTCGATCGACCCCATCGAACGGCTCGGCCGCAAGGCGGCCGAGAAGGTCACCCCGCACCCGCGCCACCCGCACCACCCGCACCACTCGTCCCGCCCGCGCGCGCACCGGCGCGCCCACCCGCGCCCCGGCCCCGCGGGTTCGGCGGGGCCCGCCGGTTCCGCCGCGCCCACCGCGCGCGTACGGAAGCCCGGAGGGGACCCCGTACGGAACTCCGCGCCGGATCCGGATCCCGTACGGAACCACGCCCCCCGCCCGGGCGTTCACCCGGCGCGTACCGCCGCACCGTCGCCGTCCACCCTGCCGCCGGCGGCTCCCGATCACGCCACGGGGTCGTGA
- a CDS encoding chaperonin groES (Chaperonin 10 Kd subunit (cpn10 or GroES); Cpn10 cooperates with chaperonin 60 (cpn60 or GroEL), an ATPase, to assist the folding and assembly of proteins and is foundin eubacterial cytosol, as well as in the matrix of mitochondria and chloroplasts. It...; cd00320;~chaperonin GroES [Amycolatopsis mediterranei U32];~identified by MetaGeneAnnotator; putative;~mobile loop;~oligomerisation interface [polypeptide binding];~roof hairpin): MTTTSSKVAIKPLEDRIVVQPLDAEQTTASGLVIPDTAKEKPQEGAVLAVGPGRFENGERLPLDVKVGDVVLYSKYGGTEVKYNGDEYLVLSARDVLAIIEK; this comes from the coding sequence GTGACGACCACCAGCTCCAAGGTTGCCATCAAGCCGCTCGAGGACCGCATTGTGGTCCAGCCGCTCGACGCCGAGCAGACCACCGCCTCTGGCCTGGTCATCCCGGACACCGCGAAGGAGAAGCCCCAGGAGGGCGCCGTCCTCGCCGTGGGCCCGGGCCGCTTCGAGAACGGTGAGCGCCTGCCGCTCGACGTCAAGGTCGGCGATGTCGTGCTCTACAGCAAGTACGGCGGCACCGAGGTGAAGTACAACGGCGACGAGTACCTCGTCCTCTCGGCTCGCGACGTGCTCGCGATCATCGAGAAGTAA